Proteins encoded together in one Thermogemmatispora onikobensis window:
- a CDS encoding uracil-DNA glycosylase family protein, whose product MLSESHPLQHEEAGPPAEPQQERLQRLEALQRLQAALRICRRCQDQGYLAQALPVVSPVLHEGLIGGLMVIGQAPGLRSQQRGIPFGGPGGRILQSWLEQAGFPPGYLHQHAYLSSLTRCYPGPAPRGQGDRRPSPQELALCRPFLEAELSLLCPRVILLVGVMAIEAFWGKVKLEEIIGTGRVEDARRWLPLPHPSGVSRWLNTPRHREQLQRALALLADWRRELGL is encoded by the coding sequence ATGTTATCTGAATCCCATCCGCTTCAGCATGAGGAAGCGGGGCCGCCAGCAGAACCGCAACAGGAGCGCCTCCAGCGGCTTGAAGCGCTGCAGCGACTGCAGGCGGCTTTGCGCATCTGCCGACGCTGCCAGGATCAGGGCTATCTGGCACAGGCCCTGCCCGTGGTCAGCCCAGTGCTGCACGAGGGTCTCATCGGGGGCCTCATGGTCATAGGGCAGGCGCCCGGACTGCGTTCGCAGCAGCGCGGCATTCCTTTTGGCGGCCCGGGCGGGCGCATCCTGCAATCCTGGCTAGAGCAGGCAGGCTTTCCCCCGGGCTACCTGCATCAGCATGCCTATCTTAGCTCGCTCACGCGCTGCTACCCAGGACCGGCTCCCCGTGGGCAAGGTGATCGCCGTCCCTCGCCCCAGGAGCTGGCCCTGTGCCGCCCTTTTCTCGAAGCCGAGCTGTCCCTCCTCTGCCCCCGCGTGATCCTGCTCGTAGGCGTCATGGCCATAGAAGCCTTCTGGGGCAAAGTCAAACTGGAAGAGATCATCGGGACAGGGCGCGTAGAGGATGCCCGACGCTGGCTTCCCTTACCTCATCCCTCGGGAGTCAGCCGCTGGCTCAATACACCCCGGCATCGGGAGCAACTTCAACGCGCGCTGGCGCTCCTGGCCGACTGGCGCCGCGAGCTAGGACTATAG
- a CDS encoding flavin reductase family protein produces MSIDREFFRHVLGQFATGVTVVTTRGSAGLVGLTVNAFCSVSLDPPLVLVCIDLKSRTLQAIRESRIFAINILSEGQEELARCFALPSEERYRYFCHAPYHLGITGAPLLEGTLGFVEARLVADYPGGDHAILLGEVVALGADDHPASDDATAAADERPAVSGETLQDGSGQPARSGGKQPLAYYRGRYRHLADDYAQPSLSPLSAPSDVI; encoded by the coding sequence ATGTCTATCGACAGAGAGTTCTTTCGCCACGTCCTGGGGCAGTTTGCCACAGGAGTAACGGTCGTCACGACCAGGGGCAGCGCCGGCCTGGTGGGGCTGACAGTCAACGCCTTCTGTTCTGTCTCCCTGGACCCGCCGCTGGTCCTTGTCTGCATCGACCTTAAGAGCCGAACGCTGCAGGCCATTCGCGAGAGCCGCATCTTTGCAATCAATATTTTGAGCGAGGGACAGGAAGAGCTGGCCCGTTGCTTTGCCCTCCCCTCAGAGGAGCGCTATCGCTATTTCTGCCATGCTCCTTATCACCTGGGCATAACCGGGGCGCCGCTGCTCGAAGGGACCCTGGGTTTTGTTGAGGCGCGGCTGGTCGCCGACTATCCAGGTGGCGACCACGCGATTCTGCTGGGCGAGGTCGTGGCCCTCGGGGCCGATGACCACCCTGCGTCAGACGACGCGACCGCTGCCGCCGACGAACGCCCGGCTGTCTCCGGGGAAACACTTCAGGATGGCAGCGGGCAGCCTGCTCGGTCTGGAGGCAAGCAGCCATTGGCCTATTATCGAGGCCGCTATCGCCATCTGGCGGACGATTATGCTCAACCGAGCCTCTCACCCTTGTCAGCGCCAAGCGATGTTATCTGA
- a CDS encoding FecCD family ABC transporter permease produces the protein MKIESRTTAESPATATTTATTLADAKAVHVRRRLTPFVFTALSLLLPLTLLAAVSAGSTAIPFATVLQILLNGSHLLHFRESWDPALTIIIWDLRLPEALGAALVGAGLAVAGVLFQGMLRNPLADPFLMGTSSGAALGAVIAFILPLDTTYGLFFSLTPLLAFSGALLTVLLVYAIARVGGRTPVVTLLLAGVVMNALLVAVQTLILTLSPQAQFNLQALFNWLSGGISVNSWWPVVIVGSLIVAGIGGALVLGQVLDAFALGEEGAAHLGLRVEWYKFLLIMLGSLLTAAAVSISGLIGFVGLVTPHMLRLLIGPRHRPLITASALGGASFLTLADLLARTVIAPAVLPVGVFTALIGAPFFLYLLRQSKKEYRWS, from the coding sequence ATGAAGATCGAGAGCAGAACGACCGCAGAATCGCCTGCAACAGCGACGACCACCGCTACGACCCTTGCTGACGCTAAGGCCGTGCATGTCAGACGCCGCCTGACTCCTTTCGTCTTTACAGCTCTCTCGCTTCTGTTGCCGCTCACGCTGCTGGCAGCGGTGAGTGCTGGCTCGACGGCCATTCCTTTTGCAACTGTCCTGCAGATCCTGCTCAACGGTAGCCACCTTTTGCATTTCCGAGAGAGCTGGGACCCGGCTCTGACCATCATTATTTGGGATTTACGCCTGCCGGAGGCGCTGGGGGCGGCCCTGGTAGGGGCCGGGCTGGCGGTGGCCGGGGTGCTCTTTCAGGGGATGCTGCGCAATCCCTTGGCTGATCCTTTCCTGATGGGGACCTCCTCGGGGGCCGCCCTGGGGGCGGTCATTGCCTTCATTCTGCCGCTCGATACAACCTACGGTCTCTTCTTCTCTCTGACGCCCTTGCTGGCGTTCAGCGGGGCGTTACTGACAGTGCTGCTGGTCTATGCCATTGCGCGCGTCGGGGGACGCACGCCGGTGGTAACGCTCTTGCTGGCCGGCGTTGTGATGAATGCGCTGCTGGTGGCCGTCCAGACCTTGATTCTGACGCTGAGTCCCCAGGCACAGTTTAATCTGCAGGCTCTCTTTAACTGGCTCTCGGGCGGGATTAGCGTCAATAGTTGGTGGCCGGTGGTGATCGTGGGTAGCCTTATTGTGGCAGGCATCGGTGGGGCATTGGTCTTGGGGCAGGTGCTGGATGCCTTTGCGCTGGGCGAGGAGGGAGCCGCCCACCTGGGCCTGCGGGTTGAGTGGTATAAGTTTTTGTTGATTATGCTCGGTTCGCTGTTGACGGCGGCGGCGGTCTCGATTAGCGGTTTGATCGGCTTTGTGGGTCTGGTCACACCGCATATGCTGCGCTTGCTGATTGGTCCGCGCCACCGCCCTTTGATCACGGCCTCGGCCCTGGGGGGAGCTTCTTTTTTGACGCTGGCCGATTTGCTGGCACGCACGGTGATTGCGCCGGCGGTCTTACCGGTTGGGGTCTTCACAGCCCTGATCGGGGCACCGTTTTTCCTCTATCTGCTGCGTCAGAGTAAGAAGGAGTATCGATGGTCGTGA
- a CDS encoding ABC transporter ATP-binding protein, with amino-acid sequence MVVNLRPESRKVSAADGFPLLEVRHVTFGYGQQPVFFDVCLQLAAGEMVGLLGPNGSGKTTLLRLLSGVLRPTQGEIWLQGRGLDRWRRRELARVVAVVPQELHLPFDFTVEQLVALGRLPFVGLLGSYGPQDRARIEEAMQVTGVAALAERPFNELSGGERQRVLVAMALAQQPRLLLLDEPTSHLDIRYQIEVLELVQRLNREHGMTVLAAMHDLNLAARYFPRLVLFQRGVVADGTPAAVLEPRLLSRVYGIAVQVGIVRGTAHFSVVPPGSREAQEAEEEMRTQEPPPRVFVMAGGGSGERVMRALADWHIPFLAGVLNIGDSDHTLALRLASRVLTEQPYAPLSQAALEELRAALSTVETLIICPMYVGPGNVALLREALSVARQGRQVLLLAPETVEAEPSGAMPAPGSEPQELPAPALLEWTGMAARDYTGGEATRLVEQLLQSGAHVISHPTEVLELCAVRA; translated from the coding sequence ATGGTCGTGAATCTCAGGCCAGAGAGCAGGAAGGTGTCTGCTGCGGACGGCTTCCCCCTGTTGGAGGTGCGCCATGTGACCTTCGGCTACGGACAGCAGCCGGTTTTTTTTGATGTCTGTCTGCAGCTGGCGGCTGGTGAGATGGTGGGTTTGCTCGGCCCGAATGGCTCGGGCAAGACTACGCTGCTGCGCCTGCTGAGCGGAGTGCTGCGCCCAACGCAGGGGGAGATCTGGCTGCAGGGACGAGGGCTTGACCGCTGGCGACGGCGCGAGCTGGCGCGTGTGGTGGCGGTGGTGCCCCAGGAGTTGCACCTGCCTTTCGATTTTACAGTTGAGCAACTGGTGGCGCTGGGCCGCCTGCCCTTTGTCGGTTTGCTGGGCAGCTATGGGCCGCAGGACCGCGCTCGGATCGAGGAAGCGATGCAGGTGACCGGGGTCGCGGCTCTGGCGGAGCGGCCTTTCAATGAGCTAAGCGGCGGCGAACGGCAGCGCGTGCTGGTGGCAATGGCTCTGGCTCAGCAGCCCCGTTTGTTGCTGCTCGATGAGCCGACCTCCCATCTGGATATCAGATATCAGATCGAGGTGCTGGAGCTGGTGCAGCGGCTGAACCGTGAGCATGGGATGACGGTGCTGGCCGCAATGCACGACTTGAATCTGGCCGCCCGCTATTTTCCGCGTCTGGTGCTCTTCCAGCGCGGCGTTGTGGCGGATGGGACGCCGGCAGCGGTCCTGGAGCCGCGTTTGTTGAGCCGCGTCTACGGGATTGCGGTTCAGGTGGGGATTGTGCGCGGCACGGCCCATTTCAGTGTGGTGCCGCCGGGCAGTCGCGAGGCCCAGGAGGCCGAGGAGGAGATGAGGACCCAGGAGCCTCCCCCGCGGGTGTTCGTGATGGCCGGCGGCGGCTCTGGCGAAAGGGTGATGCGTGCTCTGGCAGATTGGCATATTCCTTTTCTGGCTGGGGTGCTCAATATTGGTGACAGCGATCATACGCTAGCCCTGCGCCTGGCAAGCCGCGTACTGACGGAGCAACCGTATGCCCCTCTCTCTCAGGCAGCGCTGGAGGAGCTGCGCGCCGCCCTGTCAACAGTCGAGACGCTGATTATTTGCCCAATGTACGTCGGACCCGGCAATGTGGCTTTGCTGCGCGAGGCTCTGTCAGTGGCTCGTCAAGGCCGCCAGGTGCTGCTGCTGGCTCCTGAAACAGTTGAGGCGGAACCCTCGGGTGCGATGCCGGCGCCCGGCAGCGAGCCGCAGGAGCTGCCAGCTCCAGCTCTGCTGGAGTGGACCGGAATGGCGGCGCGCGATTATACCGGCGGCGAGGCAACCCGGCTGGTTGAGCAGCTCCTGCAGAGTGGGGCGCATGTGATCAGCCACCCGACAGAGGTCCTGGAGCTGTGCGCTGTTCGAGCCTGA
- a CDS encoding MoaD/ThiS family protein — translation MGGTEQATVTLRLPSTLSACNGGKSQIVVRASTVGELFEALEAHYPQVWRCLCDEHGWVRAQIQLFVSNKLITGPHDLQTALRPGEEIIVLPSARTP, via the coding sequence ATGGGTGGCACTGAGCAGGCAACTGTGACGCTGCGCTTACCTTCAACGCTGAGCGCCTGCAACGGCGGCAAGAGCCAGATCGTTGTGCGGGCCAGTACGGTAGGCGAACTGTTCGAGGCGCTGGAGGCCCACTATCCGCAGGTCTGGCGCTGCCTGTGCGATGAGCATGGCTGGGTGCGCGCTCAGATCCAGCTCTTCGTGAGCAACAAGCTGATTACTGGTCCGCATGACCTGCAGACCGCCTTGAGGCCCGGCGAGGAGATTATTGTGCTGCCTTCTGCTCGGACCCCCTAG
- a CDS encoding YifB family Mg chelatase-like AAA ATPase produces the protein MLAHVRSCAIVGLEGALVEVEVDLANGLAGFTIVGLADTAIQEARERVRAAIKNSGATFPYKRITVNLAPADLRKEGPVYDLPIAIGILLASGQLVPAEPIADCLFLGELSLDGSVRHTNGILPMVALAHERGLRAVFVPAVDAREAALVRDVPIYAVETLAQLMAHLSGEQRLAPFPPNSALLQEVSRHCPPHDLAAVRGQDHVKRALEVAVSGGHNLLMSGPPGTGKTLLARATPSIMPPLSIEEALDVTRIYSVGGLLPPEVPLIMERPFRAPHHTISHAGLVGGGRQPRPGEISLAHRGVLFLDELPEFNQYVLEALRQPLEDKVVTISRAQGSVTFPANFMLIAAMNPCPCGYLHDVARECTCSPAAVRRYQKRVSGPLLDRIDIQVEVPRVAYEKLAGAPAPERTERIRARVEAARERQRQRFARTRLTCNAEMGPAEVQAFCRVDEAGQRLLKAAVQQLALSARAFHRLLKLARTIADLEGTELIGSAHVAEAVQYRPRIAP, from the coding sequence ATGTTGGCGCACGTTCGAAGTTGTGCTATTGTGGGTCTGGAAGGCGCCCTGGTCGAGGTGGAGGTTGACCTGGCCAATGGTCTGGCGGGCTTTACGATCGTGGGCCTGGCCGATACGGCTATTCAGGAGGCGCGCGAACGGGTGCGCGCCGCTATTAAGAATAGTGGGGCGACTTTTCCTTATAAGCGGATTACGGTGAATCTGGCCCCCGCCGATCTCCGTAAAGAGGGGCCTGTCTACGATCTCCCCATTGCTATCGGTATTCTGCTGGCCTCGGGCCAGCTGGTCCCCGCTGAGCCAATTGCTGATTGTCTCTTCCTCGGTGAGCTGTCCCTCGATGGAAGTGTGCGCCATACCAATGGGATTTTGCCAATGGTGGCCCTGGCACACGAGCGCGGCCTCCGCGCGGTCTTCGTGCCGGCGGTGGATGCGCGCGAGGCGGCCCTGGTGCGCGATGTGCCGATCTACGCGGTGGAGACCCTCGCCCAGCTGATGGCCCACCTGAGCGGTGAGCAGCGCCTGGCTCCTTTCCCACCAAATTCAGCCCTGCTGCAGGAGGTGAGTCGCCATTGCCCGCCTCACGATCTGGCGGCGGTGCGCGGCCAGGACCATGTGAAGCGGGCGCTGGAGGTGGCGGTGAGCGGCGGCCATAATCTGCTGATGAGCGGCCCCCCTGGCACGGGCAAGACGCTGCTGGCCCGGGCAACGCCGTCGATTATGCCCCCGCTCTCGATTGAGGAGGCCCTGGATGTGACGCGCATCTATAGCGTAGGCGGCCTGCTGCCGCCAGAGGTGCCGCTCATTATGGAGCGCCCTTTCCGCGCGCCACACCATACGATCAGTCACGCCGGCCTGGTGGGCGGCGGACGCCAACCACGCCCGGGCGAGATCAGTCTGGCTCACCGCGGGGTGCTCTTTTTGGATGAGTTGCCTGAGTTCAATCAGTATGTGCTGGAGGCCCTCCGACAGCCGTTGGAGGATAAGGTGGTGACGATTTCGCGCGCCCAGGGGTCGGTGACGTTCCCAGCTAATTTTATGCTGATCGCGGCAATGAATCCCTGCCCATGCGGCTATCTGCACGATGTGGCGCGCGAGTGCACGTGTTCGCCAGCGGCGGTGCGCCGCTATCAGAAGCGCGTCAGCGGTCCGCTCCTGGACCGCATCGATATTCAGGTGGAGGTGCCACGTGTGGCTTATGAGAAGCTGGCCGGCGCTCCAGCTCCAGAGCGTACGGAGCGTATTCGGGCCCGCGTCGAGGCCGCCCGCGAGCGCCAGCGCCAGCGCTTTGCGAGGACGCGCCTGACCTGCAACGCGGAGATGGGGCCGGCTGAGGTGCAGGCTTTCTGCCGCGTGGATGAGGCCGGGCAGCGCTTGCTGAAGGCGGCGGTGCAGCAGTTGGCGCTGTCGGCACGCGCTTTTCATCGCCTGTTGAAGCTGGCGCGCACGATCGCCGACCTGGAGGGGACGGAGTTGATCGGTTCGGCCCATGTGGCGGAGGCGGTGCAGTACCGCCCCCGCATCGCTCCTTGA
- a CDS encoding helix-turn-helix domain-containing protein has protein sequence MTDRRVQKEEWLTATEAGKLIGVTRRTMVRVVERGEITGYRIASAWRFKRSDIEAYLEAHRYGPGRLPRSRNDDGAEADQEPD, from the coding sequence ATGACGGATCGGAGAGTCCAGAAGGAAGAGTGGCTTACTGCCACCGAGGCCGGGAAGCTCATAGGGGTCACGAGAAGAACAATGGTACGGGTGGTAGAGCGAGGAGAAATAACGGGGTATCGGATTGCCTCGGCCTGGAGGTTCAAACGCAGCGACATCGAGGCCTATCTTGAGGCCCATCGCTACGGCCCCGGGCGCCTGCCCAGGTCGCGCAACGACGACGGAGCGGAAGCAGATCAAGAGCCAGACTGA
- a CDS encoding helix-turn-helix domain-containing protein codes for MTERSNHGDEWLTTNEVSKLIGIGPKTVVRMVERGELTGYRVASRWRFKRHDIEAYLEAHRYGPERPLGTRQEGKRNGDAQQEPGTTAKGTTEQPS; via the coding sequence ATGACAGAGCGTAGTAACCACGGAGATGAGTGGCTGACCACTAACGAGGTGAGCAAGCTCATAGGGATTGGCCCGAAAACGGTAGTGCGAATGGTTGAGAGGGGAGAATTAACGGGGTATCGTGTAGCCTCCAGGTGGCGCTTCAAGCGCCATGATATCGAGGCCTATCTTGAGGCGCACCGCTATGGTCCTGAGCGCCCACTCGGGACACGCCAAGAGGGGAAAAGGAACGGGGATGCACAGCAAGAGCCGGGCACGACTGCTAAGGGGACGACTGAACAGCCCTCCTAA
- a CDS encoding diacylglycerol/lipid kinase family protein, with protein sequence MEIASAASPSSSPANRPPLVILNPAANQGRMQRHRALVRQRAAAIGADYCETARPGEAEELARAAAGQGRPIVIVGGDGSVHEAVNGILSSGQRVPLGIIAAGSGNDFACNTLGLPRRPEAAIEHAFDGKPRAVDAGQANERYFANSFSVGLDADIAAGARQLKKIPFMTGMRLYYSSTVRQLLLGYRQCPWLRFSLEPANLEAPPAETFQRYVLLAVTNGPTYGSGFRINPEADASDGLLDLCTIHYAPLGRALRLFPVVKRGQHASLPEVHFYRIQRLTIESRLPLNAQMDGEVFHGQRFEVTVLPQALLVRY encoded by the coding sequence ATGGAGATCGCTTCTGCCGCTTCACCTTCATCCTCCCCTGCCAACCGCCCGCCCCTCGTTATCCTCAATCCTGCCGCCAACCAGGGTCGTATGCAGCGTCACCGTGCCCTGGTACGCCAGCGCGCCGCTGCCATAGGAGCCGACTACTGCGAAACCGCGCGCCCTGGTGAGGCTGAAGAGCTGGCGCGCGCGGCTGCCGGTCAGGGACGGCCCATCGTCATCGTCGGCGGCGATGGCTCCGTTCACGAGGCTGTGAACGGTATCCTCAGCAGTGGTCAGCGTGTCCCTTTGGGTATCATCGCCGCCGGCTCTGGCAACGACTTCGCTTGCAACACCCTGGGGCTGCCTCGCCGTCCCGAAGCCGCCATTGAGCACGCTTTTGACGGCAAGCCGCGAGCTGTCGACGCCGGTCAGGCTAACGAGCGCTACTTTGCCAACTCCTTCAGCGTCGGTCTCGACGCCGACATCGCCGCTGGTGCTCGCCAGCTCAAAAAGATTCCTTTTATGACCGGTATGCGCCTCTACTACAGCTCCACTGTCAGGCAGCTTCTCCTTGGCTATCGACAGTGCCCCTGGCTGCGCTTTAGCTTGGAGCCTGCCAATCTCGAGGCCCCGCCCGCCGAGACCTTCCAACGCTACGTATTGCTGGCCGTTACTAACGGCCCCACTTATGGCTCAGGCTTCCGCATCAACCCCGAGGCCGACGCCAGCGATGGCCTGCTTGACCTCTGCACCATTCACTACGCCCCCTTGGGGCGCGCTCTCAGACTCTTCCCTGTCGTCAAACGTGGTCAACACGCTTCCCTGCCCGAAGTTCACTTCTACCGCATCCAGCGCCTCACCATCGAAAGTCGCCTGCCGCTCAACGCCCAGATGGACGGCGAAGTTTTCCACGGCCAGCGTTTCGAGGTCACCGTCCTTCCGCAGGCGCTGCTTGTGAGATACTAG
- the nth gene encoding endonuclease III produces the protein MSTANLPPTYQGPAPGSPEHVRAVIAELRRLYPDAKCTLNYENPLQLLIAVQLSAQCTDERVNEVTAQLFRKYRTVEDFANANPEELEQDIKPTGFYRNKARNLRLTCQRLITDYGGEVPRSMEALLTLPGVARKTANVVLGNAFGIVEGIVVDTHVKRLARRLGWTQSEDPEQIERDLMRIVPREDWLDLSHLLIFHGRALCRARDPRCEECPLVPLCPSAFQANGETVATKKRSRRTAARQSS, from the coding sequence GTGAGTACTGCAAATCTGCCACCGACCTATCAGGGACCGGCCCCCGGCTCGCCCGAGCATGTGCGTGCGGTCATCGCCGAGCTGCGGCGCCTTTATCCCGATGCGAAGTGCACTTTGAATTATGAGAATCCACTGCAATTGCTGATTGCGGTCCAGCTCTCGGCCCAGTGCACCGATGAGCGCGTCAATGAGGTGACAGCTCAACTCTTCCGCAAATATCGCACGGTTGAGGATTTCGCGAATGCCAATCCCGAGGAACTGGAGCAAGATATCAAGCCGACGGGCTTCTATCGCAATAAGGCGCGCAATCTGCGACTGACCTGCCAGCGGCTGATCACTGACTACGGGGGCGAGGTGCCGCGCAGCATGGAGGCGCTACTGACGCTGCCAGGCGTGGCGCGCAAGACCGCCAATGTGGTGCTGGGGAATGCCTTTGGCATCGTCGAGGGCATCGTGGTCGATACGCATGTCAAGCGGCTGGCGCGCCGCCTGGGCTGGACGCAGAGCGAGGACCCTGAGCAGATTGAGCGCGATTTGATGCGCATTGTGCCGCGTGAGGATTGGCTGGATCTGTCGCATCTCTTGATCTTCCACGGGCGGGCGCTCTGCCGCGCTCGCGATCCGCGCTGCGAGGAGTGCCCACTGGTACCGCTCTGTCCCTCGGCTTTCCAGGCCAATGGGGAGACAGTCGCCACGAAAAAGCGCTCGCGCCGCACCGCTGCGCGCCAGTCCTCATGA
- a CDS encoding cysteine desulfurase-like protein → MTVPLDLSAYRRYFPALQQEMNGQPVIYWDNPGGTQVAQQVIEAMTRYLREANANAHGAFLTSRRTDETIAAARQALADFLNAASPAEIVFGPNMTTLTFAFSRAIGKTLQPGDEIIVTVLDHDANVAPWLALQERGVVVRTVDIHPEHVTLNLEDLQAKLNERTRLVAVGYASNAVGTINDVRRITELAHAIGALVWIDAVQYAPHGPIDVQALDADFLVCSAYKFFGPHLGILYGKREHLERFPAYKVRPASNAVPDRWETGTQNHEGLAGLLGVIDYLTLLGEEQAAHYGNDPALQPYAGRRRTLKVAMRAISDYERQLAAQLLRGLREIRGLHLYGLSGTTPEELAQRVPTVACTIDGRHPRELAAALGERGIFAWDGNYYALGLMERLGLEGRGGALRLGLCHYNTSAEIERVLGVLEELA, encoded by the coding sequence ATGACAGTACCTCTTGACCTGAGCGCCTACCGTCGCTATTTTCCAGCCCTGCAGCAGGAGATGAACGGTCAGCCCGTCATCTACTGGGATAATCCCGGCGGCACCCAAGTCGCCCAGCAGGTCATCGAGGCTATGACGCGCTACCTGCGCGAGGCCAACGCCAACGCCCACGGGGCCTTTCTCACCAGCCGGCGTACCGACGAGACCATCGCCGCCGCACGCCAGGCACTGGCCGATTTCCTCAACGCCGCCAGCCCGGCAGAGATCGTCTTTGGTCCCAACATGACCACCCTGACCTTTGCCTTCAGCCGCGCCATCGGCAAAACGTTGCAGCCCGGCGACGAAATCATTGTGACCGTCCTCGACCACGATGCCAACGTCGCCCCCTGGCTGGCCTTGCAAGAGCGCGGCGTGGTTGTGCGCACCGTCGATATTCATCCCGAGCATGTCACGCTTAATCTGGAGGATCTGCAGGCCAAACTCAACGAGCGTACGCGCCTGGTAGCCGTGGGCTATGCTTCCAACGCCGTGGGAACCATCAACGATGTGCGGCGCATTACGGAGCTGGCCCACGCCATCGGCGCCCTGGTGTGGATCGATGCCGTGCAATATGCTCCGCATGGGCCGATCGATGTCCAGGCTCTCGATGCCGATTTTCTGGTCTGCTCGGCCTATAAATTCTTTGGCCCGCACCTGGGCATTCTCTACGGCAAGCGCGAACACCTGGAGCGCTTCCCAGCCTACAAGGTGCGCCCGGCCAGCAACGCGGTCCCCGATCGCTGGGAGACCGGGACCCAGAACCATGAGGGACTGGCCGGTTTGCTGGGAGTCATCGACTACCTGACGCTGCTCGGAGAGGAGCAGGCCGCCCATTATGGCAACGATCCCGCGCTGCAGCCCTACGCCGGGCGGCGACGCACACTGAAGGTAGCGATGCGCGCCATCAGCGACTACGAGCGCCAGCTTGCGGCCCAGTTGCTGCGGGGCCTGCGCGAAATTCGGGGCCTGCATCTCTACGGTCTCAGCGGGACCACTCCCGAGGAGCTGGCGCAGCGGGTCCCAACAGTGGCCTGTACCATCGATGGCCGTCACCCGCGCGAGCTGGCTGCCGCCCTGGGTGAGCGCGGTATCTTTGCCTGGGACGGCAACTATTATGCCCTCGGCCTGATGGAGCGCCTCGGCCTTGAAGGACGTGGCGGCGCTCTGCGCCTCGGCCTCTGCCACTATAATACGTCCGCCGAAATCGAGCGCGTCCTGGGCGTTCTGGAAGAGCTGGCCTGA
- a CDS encoding DUF6081 family protein encodes MTDARQEIDQEQSQQILQSRRAATDSAQQEERFVYAGYHSIISGVDRHWDYGGFPLPDGSFWRYREPNAVVVVEGNRLRVASVPLTRFHNEVQILDNAKNMFFSTRRFTMPEDGTILFEWEMRARGINTRPHDLYDGFVSAHLLDFATGMAFDFFVSNDTIATVYALLPFPGVPAPPDPEPERAVKPKYFCDFNELPVETAPWQWHRYGISYCKARDEVRFFLNGQEVGRYSEVPCKVDGCILALGLMTEKSIEDGRSVSLHGQGLIGEWGPFTITVRHDGEDREHTGP; translated from the coding sequence ATGACAGATGCACGACAAGAGATCGATCAGGAGCAGAGTCAGCAAATCCTGCAGTCTCGACGGGCTGCTACAGATAGCGCTCAGCAAGAGGAGCGTTTCGTCTATGCGGGCTACCATAGTATCATCAGCGGCGTTGATCGGCATTGGGACTATGGGGGCTTCCCGCTGCCAGATGGTAGCTTCTGGCGCTATCGTGAGCCAAACGCGGTGGTGGTGGTCGAGGGCAATCGTCTGCGCGTGGCGTCGGTTCCGTTAACGCGCTTCCATAACGAGGTGCAGATTCTCGATAACGCCAAAAATATGTTTTTCTCGACGCGGCGCTTCACGATGCCCGAGGATGGGACCATTCTCTTCGAATGGGAGATGCGCGCCCGTGGCATCAATACGCGCCCGCATGATCTCTACGATGGCTTTGTGTCAGCCCACCTGCTCGATTTCGCCACCGGTATGGCCTTCGATTTCTTCGTCTCTAACGATACGATTGCCACAGTCTATGCGCTCCTGCCGTTTCCAGGGGTGCCAGCGCCGCCCGATCCTGAGCCGGAGCGTGCCGTCAAGCCAAAGTACTTCTGCGACTTCAATGAGCTGCCGGTAGAGACGGCGCCCTGGCAATGGCATCGCTATGGCATCAGCTACTGCAAGGCGCGCGATGAGGTGCGCTTTTTCCTGAATGGGCAGGAGGTGGGCCGCTACAGCGAGGTACCGTGCAAGGTGGATGGCTGCATTCTGGCGCTGGGCCTGATGACGGAGAAGAGCATTGAAGACGGGCGCAGCGTTTCGTTGCATGGCCAGGGCCTGATCGGTGAGTGGGGACCGTTTACGATCACAGTGCGACACGATGGAGAGGACAGAGAGCATACCGGTCCGTAG